A window of the Anoplopoma fimbria isolate UVic2021 breed Golden Eagle Sablefish chromosome 17, Afim_UVic_2022, whole genome shotgun sequence genome harbors these coding sequences:
- the LOC129105192 gene encoding odorant receptor 131-2-like has product MVINDAIQLTVTITLFVLSYIFYKINVSFCCFFILVAVFTTRNTPVNLASMAIERYIAICDPLRHAQICTVRRTYMVVALIWFICVAPDITDLFVTLATESLSFFHESVFCMRQNVFKNPILAQKRQAFDIIYFSCVFLTLVFTYLRILFAARALSTEKVSAQKARNTILLHGAQLAMCMLSYISPSVEIVLRLIFPGRILEIRYANYLIVYILPRFLSPIIYGVRDKQFRKYLKMYLLTNRCRVKLQRVAPQCREEMS; this is encoded by the coding sequence ATGGTGATCAATGACGCCATCCAGCTGACCGTCACCATCACGCTGTTCGTCCTCAGCTACATCTTCTACAAGATCAACGtctccttctgctgcttcttcatCCTGGTGGCAGTCTTCACCACCAGAAACACGCCGGTCAACTTGGCCAGCATGGCCATCGAGCGCTACATCGCCATCTGCGATCCTCTCCGACACGCCCAGATCTGCACCGTGAGGAGGACCTACATGGTGGTGGCGTTGATCTGGTTTATATGCGTGGCTCCGGATATCACCGATCTGTTTGTGACGCTGGCGACCGAGTCCCTGAGTTTCTTTCACGAGTCGGTATTCTGCATGAGGCAGAACGTGTTCAAAAACCCAATCCTGGCGCAGAAACGACAAGCCTTCGACATCATCTACTTCTCCTGCGTGTTCCTCACTCTGGTCTTCACCTACTTGAGGATCCTGTTCGCGGCCCGGGCCCTCTCCACGGAGAAGGTGTCGGCCCAGAAGGCCAGGAACACCATCCTGCTCCACGGGGCCCAGCTGGCCATGTGCATGCTCTCCTACATCTCCCCCAGCGTGGAGATCGTTCTGCGGCTGATCTTCCCTGGACGAATCCTAGAAATCAGATACGCAAACTACCTGATCGTCTACATCCTGCCCCGCTTCCTGAGCCCGATCATCTACGGCGTCAGAGACAAACAGTTCAGGAAGTACCTGAAGATGTACCTCCTGACAAACAGGTGCAGGGTCAAACTGCAGAGAGTGGCCCCTCAGTGCAGAGAGGAGATGTCCTAG